The following proteins come from a genomic window of Sphingosinicella flava:
- a CDS encoding isoprenyl transferase, translating into MTAIPASAASRPDSGGASPSVPRHVAIIMDGNGRWAKKRGLPRAAGHKAGAESVRKVLKAAGEAGVQCLTLYAFSSENWRRPETEISDLMGLLRFYLKAELSALHKQGVRIKIIGDYKVFPEDIVKMLEDAMALTAGNDRLTLAVALNYGSRDEMARAARILAGQVAAGSMKADAITPEAVDNLLYTADLPPLDLLIRTSGECRLSNFLLWQAAYAEMLFVDTLWPDFGGEAFRGALDDFARRERRYGGL; encoded by the coding sequence GTGACCGCCATTCCGGCCAGCGCGGCGTCGCGGCCGGACAGCGGCGGCGCAAGCCCGTCCGTGCCGCGCCACGTCGCCATCATCATGGACGGCAACGGCCGCTGGGCAAAGAAGCGCGGCCTGCCCCGCGCCGCCGGTCACAAAGCGGGCGCCGAATCCGTCCGCAAGGTGCTGAAGGCGGCGGGCGAGGCGGGCGTCCAGTGCCTCACCCTCTATGCCTTCTCCTCGGAAAATTGGCGCCGTCCGGAAACCGAAATCAGCGACCTGATGGGGCTTCTTCGCTTCTATCTGAAGGCGGAATTGAGCGCGCTGCATAAGCAAGGTGTGCGGATCAAAATCATCGGCGATTACAAGGTCTTTCCGGAAGACATTGTGAAAATGCTGGAAGATGCGATGGCGCTGACGGCGGGCAACGACCGCCTGACCTTGGCCGTCGCGCTCAATTATGGATCGCGCGATGAAATGGCGCGCGCCGCTCGCATCCTCGCCGGGCAGGTGGCGGCAGGCAGCATGAAGGCCGACGCGATCACTCCGGAGGCGGTCGACAATCTGCTCTACACCGCCGATCTGCCGCCGCTCGACCTGCTCATCCGCACCTCGGGCGAATGCCGGCTTTCCAATTTCCTGCTTTGGCAGGCCGCTTATGCGGAAATGCTGTTCGTCGACACGCTGTGGCCGGATTTCGGCGGGGAGGCCTTTCGCGGCGCCCTCGACGACTTCGCCCGGCGGGAGCGCCGTTACGGTGGCTTGTGA
- the frr gene encoding ribosome recycling factor — MPAYNRSDIQRRMTGAVEALKHDLGGLRTGRASTTLLDPVTVEVYGAHMPLNQVATVSAPEPRLLSVQVWDRSNVGAVEKAIRSAGLGLNPMTDGQNIRLPIPDLTEERRKELAKLAGQYAEKAKIAARNVRRDGMDSLKTDEKKGEISEDERKRLETEVQKMTDDTIKDIDAAAAAKEKEILSQ; from the coding sequence ATGCCAGCCTATAACAGATCGGACATTCAGCGCCGCATGACCGGCGCCGTCGAGGCGCTGAAGCACGATCTCGGCGGCCTCCGCACCGGCCGCGCCTCGACCACCTTGCTCGATCCGGTGACGGTCGAGGTTTATGGCGCCCACATGCCGCTCAACCAGGTCGCGACCGTCTCCGCGCCGGAGCCCCGCCTCCTGTCCGTGCAGGTGTGGGACCGCTCCAACGTCGGCGCGGTCGAAAAGGCGATCCGCTCGGCGGGGCTCGGCCTCAATCCGATGACCGACGGGCAGAATATCCGCCTGCCGATCCCCGATTTGACCGAAGAGCGCCGCAAAGAACTCGCCAAGCTCGCCGGCCAATATGCGGAAAAGGCCAAGATCGCCGCCCGCAATGTCCGCCGCGACGGCATGGACAGCCTCAAGACCGACGAGAAGAAGGGCGAGATCAGCGAAGACGAGCGCAAGCGTCTCGAAACCGAAGTCCAGAAGATGACCGACGACACGATCAAGGACATCGACGCCGCGGCGGCCGCCAAGGAAAAGGAAATCCTCAGCCAGTGA
- the pyrH gene encoding UMP kinase — MTRPRFNRILLKLSGEALMGEGAFGIDPATTARLAGEIKAAREAGHEICIVVGGGNIFRGLAAAAKGFDRTSADYMGMLATVMNALAMQNALEDIGVDTRVLSAIPMATVSEPYIRRRAVRHMEKGRVVIFAAGTGNPFFTTDTAAALRAAEMSCNALFKGTSVDGIYDADPKKVAGATRYERVSFQQVLSDDLKVMDASAVALCRDNNIPIVVFNIREQGNLTRVLDGQGTATIVQNEE; from the coding sequence ATGACGCGCCCGCGCTTCAACCGCATCCTCCTGAAACTTTCCGGCGAGGCGTTGATGGGCGAGGGGGCGTTCGGCATCGATCCCGCCACCACCGCGCGCCTGGCGGGCGAGATCAAGGCCGCGCGCGAGGCGGGCCACGAAATCTGCATCGTCGTCGGCGGCGGCAACATCTTCCGGGGCCTTGCCGCGGCGGCCAAGGGCTTCGACCGCACCAGCGCCGATTATATGGGCATGCTCGCGACCGTCATGAACGCCCTCGCCATGCAGAATGCGCTGGAGGATATCGGCGTCGATACCCGCGTTCTCTCGGCTATCCCGATGGCGACCGTCTCCGAACCCTATATCCGCCGCCGCGCCGTGCGGCACATGGAAAAGGGGCGCGTGGTGATCTTCGCCGCGGGCACCGGCAATCCCTTCTTCACCACCGACACCGCCGCAGCCCTGCGCGCCGCCGAAATGAGCTGCAATGCCCTTTTCAAGGGCACCAGCGTCGACGGCATCTACGATGCCGATCCGAAAAAGGTGGCGGGCGCCACCCGCTATGAGAGAGTGTCTTTCCAGCAAGTGCTGTCGGATGACCTCAAGGTCATGGATGCCAGCGCCGTGGCGCTCTGCCGCGACAACAATATACCGATCGTCGTGTTCAACATCCGCGAGCAGGGCAATCTCACCCGCGTGCTCGACGGACAAGGAACCGCCACGATCGTCCAGAATGAGGAGTGA
- the tsf gene encoding translation elongation factor Ts yields MAFTASDVKELRERTGAGMMDCKKALTEVSGDMEAAIDWLRTKGLAAAAKKAGRTAAEGLVGVAVQGTKGAAVEVNSETDFVAKNEQFQDFVRTAATLALGTGNDIDALAGAAWPQGGTVQEKLTSNIATIGENQSLRRAAVLDVNDGVVVPYVHNAAAPGLGKIGVLVALESTGDKAKLETLGKQLAMHIAAANPLALHGDDLDAAMVERERAIAAEKAAESGKPADIVAKMVDGAIAKFRKENALMSQLFVMDNKTKIEDVIAAEAKALGAPVALKNYVRFQLGEGIEKQETDFAAEVAAAAGKA; encoded by the coding sequence ATGGCATTCACTGCCTCTGACGTGAAGGAACTGCGCGAGCGCACCGGCGCCGGCATGATGGATTGCAAGAAGGCGCTCACCGAAGTGAGCGGCGACATGGAAGCCGCCATCGATTGGCTGCGCACCAAGGGCCTTGCCGCCGCCGCCAAGAAGGCCGGCCGCACCGCCGCCGAAGGCTTGGTCGGCGTCGCCGTCCAGGGCACGAAGGGCGCCGCCGTCGAGGTGAACAGCGAAACCGATTTCGTCGCGAAGAACGAGCAGTTCCAGGATTTCGTCCGCACCGCCGCTACGCTGGCGCTCGGCACCGGCAACGACATCGACGCGCTGGCGGGCGCTGCCTGGCCGCAGGGCGGCACGGTGCAGGAAAAGCTCACAAGCAACATCGCGACGATCGGCGAGAATCAGTCGCTTCGCCGCGCCGCGGTGCTCGACGTGAACGACGGCGTCGTCGTGCCCTATGTCCACAATGCCGCCGCGCCGGGTCTCGGTAAGATCGGCGTGCTCGTCGCGCTCGAATCGACCGGCGACAAGGCGAAACTCGAAACGCTCGGCAAGCAGCTTGCCATGCACATCGCCGCGGCCAACCCGCTCGCCCTTCACGGTGACGATCTCGACGCCGCCATGGTCGAGCGCGAGCGCGCGATCGCGGCGGAAAAGGCCGCCGAATCCGGCAAACCCGCCGACATCGTCGCCAAGATGGTCGACGGCGCCATCGCCAAGTTCCGCAAGGAAAATGCGCTGATGAGCCAGCTCTTCGTCATGGACAACAAGACGAAGATCGAAGACGTGATCGCCGCCGAAGCCAAGGCTTTGGGCGCCCCGGTCGCGCTCAAGAATTATGTCCGCTTCCAGCTCGGCGAGGGCATCGAGAAACAGGAAACCGACTTCGCCGCCGAAGTCGCCGCCGCGGCGGGCAAAGCGTAA
- the rpsB gene encoding 30S ribosomal protein S2 has product MASTDVSMQELLEAGAHFGHQTHRWNPKMKPYIFGERNGVHIIDLSQTVPLFARALDFVRQTAASGGKVLFVGTKRQAQDPIAEAARRSGQHFVNHRWLGGMLTNWKTISNSIKRYKSLEEQLSGDTHGLTKKEVLQLTRERDKLELSLGGIKDMGGIPDVMFVIDANKEELAIKEANTLGIPVVAILDSNVSPQGIAFPVPANDDASRAIRLYCDAIANAAMAGKQGGQAQRGVDLGAMDEPPAEAALADA; this is encoded by the coding sequence ATGGCGTCGACCGACGTTTCCATGCAGGAACTGCTTGAGGCCGGAGCGCATTTCGGCCACCAGACCCATCGTTGGAACCCCAAGATGAAGCCGTATATCTTCGGCGAGCGCAACGGGGTCCACATCATCGATCTGTCGCAGACCGTTCCGCTTTTCGCCCGCGCGCTCGATTTCGTGCGCCAGACGGCGGCATCCGGCGGCAAGGTGCTGTTCGTCGGCACCAAGCGCCAGGCGCAGGATCCGATCGCCGAGGCTGCCCGCCGTTCGGGCCAGCATTTCGTCAACCACCGTTGGCTCGGCGGCATGCTCACCAACTGGAAGACGATTTCGAACTCGATCAAGCGCTACAAGAGCCTTGAAGAGCAGCTGTCGGGCGACACGCACGGCCTCACCAAGAAGGAAGTGCTCCAGCTCACCCGTGAACGCGACAAGCTCGAACTGTCGCTCGGCGGCATCAAGGACATGGGCGGCATCCCGGACGTGATGTTCGTGATCGACGCCAACAAGGAAGAGCTGGCGATCAAGGAAGCCAACACCCTCGGCATCCCGGTCGTCGCGATCCTCGATTCGAACGTCAGCCCGCAGGGCATCGCCTTCCCGGTACCGGCGAACGACGATGCGAGCCGCGCGATCCGCCTCTATTGCGACGCGATCGCCAATGCCGCGATGGCCGGCAAGCAGGGCGGTCAGGCCCAGCGCGGCGTCGACCTCGGCGCGATGGACGAACCGCCGGCCGAAGCCGCGCTCGCCGACGCGTAA
- a CDS encoding CDP-alcohol phosphatidyltransferase family protein, with amino-acid sequence MTPARAPSRRGIPLRALIPNAVTALALCFGLTGVRFAIAGQWEQAVAAIIFAGVLDGMDGRIARALKGQSRFGAELDSLSDVIAFGVSPAIVIYLWSLQHLPKFGWVFALAHVVCQALRLARFNANIDVEDQPHKSAGFLTGVPAPAGAGLVLLPLILWMWTGISELREVYVVAPWTALVAFLLVSNLATYSWTSFRLRSHMRLGALVAIALVGAALVSAPWPTLGLISIVYVLLIPFSIASYRKVRRQRAAAAR; translated from the coding sequence GTGACGCCCGCCCGCGCGCCGTCGCGCCGGGGCATTCCGCTCCGCGCCCTCATTCCCAATGCCGTGACGGCCCTGGCCTTGTGCTTCGGCCTCACCGGCGTGCGCTTCGCGATCGCGGGGCAGTGGGAGCAAGCGGTCGCGGCGATCATCTTCGCGGGCGTGTTGGACGGCATGGACGGTCGCATCGCCCGGGCCTTGAAGGGCCAGAGCCGGTTCGGCGCCGAACTCGATTCCCTGTCGGACGTCATCGCCTTCGGCGTGTCTCCCGCCATCGTCATCTATCTCTGGTCGCTGCAGCACCTGCCGAAATTCGGATGGGTCTTCGCCCTTGCCCATGTCGTCTGTCAGGCCCTCCGTCTCGCGCGCTTCAACGCCAATATCGATGTCGAAGATCAGCCGCATAAGTCGGCCGGCTTCCTGACTGGCGTTCCGGCTCCGGCCGGGGCGGGTCTTGTCCTGCTGCCCCTCATTCTCTGGATGTGGACCGGAATTTCCGAGTTGCGCGAAGTCTATGTCGTGGCCCCCTGGACCGCACTCGTTGCCTTCCTGCTCGTTTCGAACCTGGCGACCTATAGCTGGACCTCGTTCCGCCTCCGCAGCCACATGCGGCTCGGCGCCCTCGTCGCCATCGCCCTGGTCGGTGCGGCGCTCGTCTCCGCGCCCTGGCCGACCCTTGGCCTCATCAGCATCGTCTATGTGCTGCTGATCCCCTTCAGCATCGCGAGCTACCGGAAGGTCAGGCGGCAGCGCGCTGCTGCCGCACGCTGA
- a CDS encoding phosphatidylserine decarboxylase: MTSLEKPEIGTTTVRYRMPSVHPEGRKFVVIAAVIAAVFFWIVDWDWLGWIGVMLTIWVAAFFRDPIRTTPKGEGLIVSPADGMVTMIADVPAPRELIGADGLPEGATFTRVSIFMSVFDVHINRAPIAGMIRKVVYIPGKFLNADLDKASEDNERQHILVEAQDGTRIGFTQIAGLVARRIVPWVKPGDVVTVGQRVGLIRFGSRVDVFLPAGTAPKVVLGQRMIAGETIVAKLGENIASEGVSQ, translated from the coding sequence ATGACTTCACTCGAAAAGCCGGAAATCGGCACCACCACCGTCCGCTACCGCATGCCGAGCGTGCACCCCGAAGGCCGCAAGTTCGTCGTCATCGCGGCGGTCATCGCGGCGGTCTTCTTCTGGATCGTCGACTGGGATTGGCTCGGTTGGATCGGCGTCATGCTGACCATCTGGGTCGCCGCCTTCTTCCGCGATCCCATCCGCACCACGCCGAAGGGGGAGGGACTGATCGTCTCGCCCGCCGACGGCATGGTGACGATGATCGCCGACGTGCCCGCCCCGCGCGAGCTGATCGGCGCCGACGGCCTTCCCGAGGGCGCGACCTTTACGCGCGTCTCGATCTTCATGAGCGTGTTCGACGTCCACATCAACCGCGCGCCGATCGCGGGCATGATCCGGAAGGTCGTCTATATCCCGGGCAAGTTTCTGAACGCCGATCTCGACAAGGCCAGCGAGGACAATGAACGCCAGCACATTCTCGTCGAGGCGCAGGACGGCACCCGTATTGGCTTCACGCAGATTGCCGGGCTCGTCGCGCGCCGCATCGTGCCCTGGGTGAAGCCCGGCGATGTCGTGACGGTCGGCCAGCGCGTCGGCCTCATCCGCTTCGGCAGCCGCGTCGACGTGTTCCTGCCCGCCGGGACGGCGCCCAAGGTCGTCCTCGGCCAGCGCATGATCGCGGGGGAGACCATTGTCGCGAAGCTCGGCGAAAATATCGCGTCGGAGGGTGTCAGCCAGTGA
- a CDS encoding NADP-dependent isocitrate dehydrogenase, whose translation MAKIKVKTPVVELDGDEMTRIIWQWIRERLILPYLDIDLKYYDLSVENRDATEDKVTVEAAEAIKQYGVGVKCATITPDEARVEEFGLKKMWKSPNGTIRNILGGVVFREPIVIDNVPRLIPGWTDPIVVGRHAFGDQYKATDFKVPGPGKLRMVWEGENGERIEEEVFDFPSAGVAMGMYNLDESIRDFARASMNYGLARGWPVYLSTKNTILKAYDGRFKDIFQEVFDSEFKEKFAEAKIVYEHRLIDDMVASALKWSGKFVWACKNYDGDVQSDQVAQGFGSLGLMTSVLMSPDGKTIEAEAAHGTVTRHYRMHQQGKATSTNPIASIFAWTGGLKYRGKFDGTPEVTRFAETLEKVCIKTVESGQMTKDLAILIGPEQSWMTTEQFFEAIRANLEKEMSIA comes from the coding sequence GTGGCCAAGATCAAAGTGAAAACGCCGGTCGTCGAGCTCGACGGCGACGAAATGACCCGCATCATCTGGCAATGGATTCGCGAGCGGCTGATCCTCCCCTATCTCGACATCGACCTCAAATATTACGACCTCTCCGTCGAGAATCGCGACGCGACCGAGGACAAGGTAACGGTCGAGGCGGCCGAGGCGATCAAGCAGTACGGCGTCGGCGTGAAGTGCGCCACGATCACGCCGGACGAAGCGCGGGTCGAGGAGTTCGGCCTCAAGAAGATGTGGAAGTCGCCCAACGGCACGATCCGCAACATCCTGGGCGGCGTCGTCTTCCGCGAGCCGATCGTCATCGACAACGTCCCGCGCCTCATCCCGGGCTGGACCGATCCCATCGTCGTCGGCCGTCATGCGTTCGGCGATCAATATAAAGCGACCGATTTCAAGGTGCCCGGCCCCGGCAAGCTGCGCATGGTGTGGGAAGGCGAAAATGGCGAGCGGATCGAAGAGGAAGTATTCGACTTCCCGAGCGCCGGCGTCGCCATGGGGATGTACAATCTCGACGAGTCGATCCGCGACTTCGCCCGCGCCAGCATGAATTACGGCCTCGCGCGCGGCTGGCCGGTCTATCTGTCGACCAAGAACACGATCCTCAAAGCCTATGACGGCCGCTTCAAGGACATCTTTCAGGAAGTTTTCGACAGCGAATTCAAGGAGAAATTCGCCGAAGCGAAGATCGTTTATGAGCATCGCCTGATCGACGACATGGTCGCCTCCGCCTTGAAATGGAGCGGCAAGTTCGTCTGGGCCTGCAAGAATTATGACGGCGACGTGCAGTCCGACCAGGTGGCGCAAGGCTTCGGCTCGCTTGGCCTCATGACGTCGGTGCTGATGAGCCCGGACGGCAAGACCATCGAGGCGGAAGCGGCGCATGGCACCGTCACCCGCCACTACCGCATGCACCAGCAGGGCAAGGCGACCTCGACCAACCCGATCGCGTCCATCTTCGCCTGGACCGGCGGCCTCAAATATCGCGGCAAGTTCGATGGCACGCCGGAAGTGACGCGCTTCGCTGAAACCCTCGAAAAGGTGTGCATCAAGACGGTCGAAAGCGGGCAGATGACCAAGGATCTCGCCATCCTGATCGGCCCGGAGCAGAGCTGGATGACGACGGAGCAATTCTTCGAGGCGATCCGCGCCAATCTTGAGAAGGAAATGTCTATAGCCTAA
- a CDS encoding FAD-dependent oxidoreductase, whose protein sequence is MEALEADLCIVGGGPAGMVAGLLFARAGVRTIVLEKHGDFLRDFRGDTVHPSTLRLFHEMGLLEKLLRRPHDKVHGLGGFIGDRYLKIADFSGFNPRWNFIAMMPQWDFLDFVADEARLYPNFRLIMHAEATGLIAEGGRVTGVRYEESGAEREIRARLVIAADGRRSVLREEAGFKIRSMGAPMDVFWFRLPKARTPDNRSTGVFVAGRIMALIDRGDYWQCAYVFGKGQEAAVKASGLDAFRADVARAAPMVADAVGAIQSWGDVKLLSVALDRLETWHKPGLLVIGDAAHAMSPIGGVGINVAVQDAVAAANILAGPMARGEDVDPLLGRVEKRRRLQVRTIQAFQDAAQKRIIQPLLADRGGAFEPPRVLRWLDRWPLLRRIPAAFLGFGIRPEHVRSPS, encoded by the coding sequence ATGGAAGCGCTTGAAGCCGATCTTTGCATCGTCGGCGGCGGTCCGGCGGGCATGGTGGCGGGCCTCCTCTTCGCCCGCGCCGGGGTGCGCACCATCGTCCTCGAAAAGCATGGCGATTTCCTGCGCGACTTCCGGGGCGACACCGTCCATCCCTCCACGTTGCGGTTGTTCCACGAAATGGGCCTGCTGGAAAAGCTGCTCCGGCGCCCGCACGACAAGGTCCATGGCCTCGGCGGCTTCATCGGCGACCGCTACCTGAAGATCGCGGATTTCTCCGGCTTCAACCCGCGCTGGAATTTCATCGCGATGATGCCGCAATGGGACTTTCTCGATTTCGTCGCGGACGAAGCCCGGCTCTACCCCAATTTCCGGCTCATCATGCATGCCGAGGCCACAGGACTGATCGCTGAAGGGGGACGCGTCACCGGCGTCAGGTACGAGGAAAGCGGTGCCGAACGGGAAATACGCGCCCGCCTCGTCATCGCCGCGGACGGCCGCCGCTCGGTCCTCCGCGAGGAGGCCGGTTTCAAAATTCGCTCAATGGGCGCGCCGATGGACGTCTTCTGGTTCCGCCTGCCCAAGGCGCGCACGCCGGACAATCGCAGCACGGGCGTGTTCGTCGCCGGGCGGATCATGGCGCTCATCGATCGCGGCGATTACTGGCAATGCGCCTATGTCTTCGGCAAGGGCCAAGAGGCGGCGGTCAAGGCTTCCGGGCTGGACGCCTTCCGCGCCGACGTCGCACGCGCGGCACCGATGGTGGCGGACGCGGTGGGCGCGATCCAGAGTTGGGGCGACGTCAAGCTCCTGAGCGTCGCGCTGGACCGGCTGGAAACGTGGCACAAGCCCGGGTTGCTGGTGATCGGCGATGCCGCCCACGCCATGTCGCCCATTGGCGGCGTCGGCATCAACGTCGCGGTGCAGGATGCGGTGGCGGCGGCGAACATCCTCGCCGGGCCGATGGCGCGGGGCGAGGATGTCGATCCTTTGCTTGGCCGTGTCGAGAAGAGGCGAAGGCTGCAGGTCCGCACGATCCAGGCATTTCAGGACGCGGCGCAGAAACGGATCATCCAGCCCTTGCTGGCCGATCGAGGCGGCGCGTTCGAACCGCCGCGCGTGCTCCGGTGGCTGGATCGTTGGCCCTTGCTCCGCCGAATCCCCGCCGCCTTCCTGGGCTTTGGGATTCGCCCGGAGCATGTGCGCTCGCCATCCTGA
- a CDS encoding cation:proton antiporter domain-containing protein, with amino-acid sequence MHGHFPTSGFSDALVILGAAGVVIPAFARIRISPVIGFILVGLLVGPAGLGAMAGDVPWLNYVTISNPEAVEPFAEFGIVLLLFAIGLELSFRRLWGMRRLVFGVGAAELLFSAVLIGLALYGLGQSSSGSIALGLALALSSTALVLPLVGTTSAVGRSALAMLLFEDLAIVPIIFALSAMGPQSTEGFGGLMTTIALGIATMAAMLVLGRILLPRLFAQAARTKSPELFLSASLLVVIIASLVTTAAGLSPLMGALLAGILIAETDYHSEVEVITAPFRGLALGIFLITVGMSVDVRLIVENWSEVLAAVVGVLLLKAVVTGVLLRLNGARKSVAAEAGLIMASPSETTLIVLSAASAAQLIQPETAAFWQIVTAIGLTITPLLAKLGQVTARRVDRQADVEPQGIATGQDAPDVVVIGFGRVGRLVADMLTAHGRSFIAVESNVDTVAACRREGLPVIFGDVARPEFVDRLNLGHARSLVLTMDDPVLTVRLTRKVRGWCPNLAIVARARDARHAAELYKAGATDAVPETLESSLQLSEAVLVDLGIAMGPVIASIHEKRSELRKEIMELGDLEDEPVLTRRRLRDAINPG; translated from the coding sequence ATGCACGGTCATTTCCCCACATCTGGCTTCAGCGACGCGCTGGTGATCCTGGGCGCGGCGGGGGTGGTCATTCCCGCCTTCGCGCGCATCCGGATCAGCCCGGTCATCGGCTTCATCCTCGTCGGCCTGCTGGTCGGCCCGGCGGGTCTCGGCGCGATGGCGGGCGATGTGCCCTGGCTCAACTACGTCACCATCTCCAATCCCGAAGCGGTGGAGCCGTTTGCCGAATTCGGCATCGTCCTCCTCCTCTTCGCCATCGGGTTGGAGCTTTCCTTCCGGCGGCTGTGGGGCATGCGGCGGCTCGTCTTCGGAGTCGGGGCGGCGGAATTGCTGTTCTCGGCGGTACTGATCGGGCTGGCCCTTTACGGATTGGGGCAAAGCTCCAGCGGCTCCATTGCCCTCGGGCTGGCGCTCGCTCTTTCATCGACGGCGCTGGTGCTGCCGCTGGTCGGAACGACAAGCGCGGTGGGGCGGTCGGCGCTCGCCATGCTGCTGTTCGAGGATCTCGCCATCGTGCCGATCATCTTCGCCTTGAGCGCGATGGGACCGCAGAGCACGGAGGGCTTTGGCGGCCTTATGACCACCATCGCGCTCGGCATCGCGACCATGGCCGCGATGCTGGTGCTGGGCCGCATCCTCCTTCCCCGCTTGTTCGCCCAGGCGGCGCGGACGAAGAGCCCGGAATTGTTCCTGTCGGCAAGCCTGCTGGTCGTGATCATCGCCAGCCTGGTCACCACGGCGGCCGGCCTCTCCCCGCTGATGGGGGCCCTCCTCGCCGGGATTCTCATCGCCGAGACCGATTATCACAGCGAGGTGGAAGTCATCACCGCGCCATTCCGGGGCCTGGCGCTCGGTATTTTCCTGATCACGGTCGGGATGAGCGTGGACGTGCGCCTGATCGTGGAAAACTGGAGCGAGGTATTGGCGGCGGTCGTCGGCGTTTTGTTGCTGAAGGCGGTCGTGACGGGCGTTCTGCTGCGGTTGAATGGCGCCCGGAAATCGGTCGCGGCGGAGGCGGGCCTCATCATGGCCTCGCCGTCCGAAACCACGTTGATCGTGCTCTCCGCGGCCTCGGCGGCGCAGCTCATACAGCCGGAAACCGCCGCCTTCTGGCAGATCGTTACCGCGATCGGCCTCACCATCACCCCCCTTCTCGCGAAGCTGGGCCAGGTGACCGCACGGCGGGTGGACCGTCAGGCCGATGTCGAGCCGCAGGGCATCGCCACGGGCCAGGATGCGCCCGACGTGGTCGTCATCGGCTTCGGGCGCGTGGGACGGCTGGTCGCGGATATGCTGACGGCGCATGGGCGCAGCTTCATTGCGGTGGAATCGAATGTCGACACGGTCGCCGCCTGCCGCCGCGAGGGGCTGCCGGTCATCTTCGGCGACGTCGCGCGGCCGGAATTTGTCGACCGGCTGAACCTCGGCCATGCCCGGTCGCTGGTGCTCACCATGGACGATCCGGTGCTGACCGTGCGGCTCACGAGGAAGGTGCGCGGCTGGTGCCCGAACCTCGCCATCGTCGCCCGCGCCCGCGATGCGCGGCACGCGGCCGAGCTTTACAAGGCGGGCGCGACGGACGCGGTGCCGGAGACGCTGGAATCCTCGCTCCAGCTGTCGGAAGCGGTGCTGGTCGACCTCGGTATCGCCATGGGCCCGGTCATCGCCTCCATCCACGAGAAGAGGTCCGAGTTGCGCAAGGAAATCATGGAATTGGGCGATCTGGAGGATGAGCCGGTGCTGACACGGCGGCGGCTGAGGGATGCGATCAATCCGGGTTAA